One genomic window of Corythoichthys intestinalis isolate RoL2023-P3 chromosome 18, ASM3026506v1, whole genome shotgun sequence includes the following:
- the LOC130906250 gene encoding coxsackievirus and adenovirus receptor homolog, whose amino-acid sequence MQMAMMAWRLLWSFVLMGVLSCVALEIHPEESQYYAAEGSDVTMHCQYNDTLDSSGYIIWDSAPFGVSPLLIIRFSDGQLLSDHYEPMKGRVHFTAREPQNGDASITISNVSRSDAMTYSCVVKKLPKVEKIMTLTVMKPPSQPICNVQGEFAQGNNVTLTCLSFHGESPLTYTWAKISGNQVLPANAVVDSVRGTMRVDSIIEQDCGSYRCTVESLVGSKSCELVLPCPDVPEAHMSSALLITISITVVLIILAVSIITAGCLWWFRKKTGQYNLSDETPPSRWIPKKKEILPSLHYEAKNQTVTLTAFRMLQD is encoded by the coding sequence ATGCAAATGGCGATGATGGCGTGGCGCCTCCTGTGGTCTTTTGTCCTAATGGGAGTGTTGAGCTGCGTGGCTCTGGAAATCCACCCGGAGGAGTCCCAGTATTACGCCGCCGAAGGCTCCGATGTCACAATGCATTGCCAGTACAATGACACCCTGGACAGCTCGGGGTACATCATATGGGATTCCGCCCCCTTTGGTGTCTCCCCACTGCTCATCATTAGGTTCAGTGACGGCCAGTTGCTCTCCGATCATTACGAACCGATGAAGGGCAGGGTCCATTTCACGGCACGCGAGCCCCAAAATGGAGACGCTTCTATCACCATTAGCAACGTCAGTCGCTCAGACGCGATGACTTACAGTTGCGTTGTGAAGAAGTTACCTAAAGTGGAGAAGATAATGACCCTGACGGTCATGAAGCCGCCAAGTCAACCGATATGCAACGTGCAAGGGGAATTCGCCCAAGGCAATAACGTGACGCTCACATGCTTGTCTTTCCATGGTGAATCCCCTCTGACGTACACCTGGGCCAAGATCAGCGGAAACCAGGTCCTCCCTGCCAATGCCGTGGTGGACTCCGTAAGAGGCACCATGCGTGTAGATAGTATCATCGAGCAGGACTGTGGAAGCTATCGCTGCACAGTGGAGAGCTTGGTCGGAAGCAAAAGCTGTGAGCTCGTCCTCCCCTGCCCGGACGTGCCAGAAGCCCACATGTCCTCCGCGCTGCTGATTACCATCTCCATCACGGTGGTCCTCATCATCCTTGCTGTTTCCATCATCACCGCTGGCTGCTTGTGGTGGTTCAGAAAGAAGACAGGGCAGTATAACCTCAGTGATGAGACACCTCCTTCCCGAtggattccaaaaaaaaaagagattctGCCTTCTTTGCACTACGAG